ATATTGGAAAAACCACTTCTCGACAATTGGGCTGATCGGCATGAATGAGGCGGCGCTGAATTTACTCGGCGCGGACATTGGCAGCGATACGGGCAGAGAATTTGCGGAGCGCACGCTTGATTATATGCGCAATCGTTTGGTTGAATTTCAGAAAGAGACGGGTAATAACTATAATTTGGAAGCGACGCCAGCTGAAGGCACGACGTACCGTTTGGCGCGAATTGATAAAGCGGACTTTCCAGAAACGGCGCATTTCGCGAACGGTATCGGTGCGGCGGTTGAGCATCCGTTTTTATACTAACTCGACGCATTTACCAGTTAATTATACTGACGACCTGTTTGAATTACTTGATTTGCAGGATGAGTTGCAAACGAAGTATACAGGCGGCACGGTGATTCACTTCTTCTTGGGTGAGCGCATGGCAAATGCAAAAACGCTTAAAGGACTCGTGAAGAAGATTTGTGATAATTACCGTTTGCCGTATTTTACCTTTAGTCCAAGTTTCAGCATTTGCCGCAATCACGGATATTTGCTTGGCGAGCAGGCGCATTGTCCGAAGTGTAACGAGCCATGCGAAGTATATTCGCGCGTAGTTGGTTTCTTGCGCCCGGTCGAGCAATGGAACAAGGGTAAGCAGGCTGAGTTTGCGATGCGCGAACACTATGATAAGGTGGTTGAAGTAGTAAAAAAGTAGGAGAGGCGGTGTCTCGGAATACGGTTTAGTTACCGCATTCCGAGACGCTATACAGGTAGCGGAAATGGTAATCGGTGGCGTACAGAAATTTAGTACAGTAGACGACCCGGGCTATGTAGTAGCGGGATTGTTTACCGTTGGCTGCAATATGCGCTGCGGATACTGCCATAATCCCGAACTAGTGTTGCCAGAGCAATATGCAGGCGGCATTCCCGAAGATGAGATTTTTGAGTTTTTGGAGTCGCGGCGCGGCAAACTAGACGGCGTATTTATTAGCGGCGGCGAGCCGACGATGCACGATGATCTGCCGGATTTAATACGTCACTGCAAGAATATGGGATTTCGGGTGAAGTTAGATACAAATGGCACGCATCCGGATATGCTGCGCGATATTCTGGCGGAAGGTTTGGTTGATTTTATCGCGATGGATGTGAAGGGTCCGCTGAGCAAGTATTCGCAAATCGCTGCTCGACCAGTGAATCTGGATGCGATCAAAGAATCAATCCGGCTGATAAAAACGATTGATCATGAGTTTCGGACGACTATCGTGAAAGGACAGTTGGAGGTTGATGATTTTGGGGCGGTCGGCGAACTAGTAGATGGCGCGCAGCGGTTTGCGTTGCAATATTTTTTGACTGGTCCGACGCTTGTCAGTCCGCAGTTTCGCGATCGCGTGAGTTTTTCGCCGGATGAAATGGAACAAGCGAAACAAATTATGCTGCGACACGTGGCAGAATGCGTGGTGCGCTGATGGAGTGGCTAACGGCAAAGGTTTTACGCGTTCAGCGTGAAACGGACGACATAGCGACGATTTTTTTCACGGTGCCGGGGCGGGATTTTCATTATATAGCGGGACAGTACATCACGGTATTTTTCGAACAAAGCAGTACGCCGGAAGGCAAAGCGTATAGCTTGTCGAGCGCGCCGTATGAAAAATTACTGAGCATTACGGTAAAAAAGGTTGGCGAGTATTCTGGGCGATTGCATGCGCTCCGTGAGGGCGATTCGTTCATGATTTCCGAAGCATACGGGACATTTAATCCGCAGACGATGAAACCGCTGGCGTGTATCAGCGCAGGCTGCGGGCTTGCCCCAATATGGAGCGTGCTTAAAGACGAATTACGCTGCAATACGAACAGGCGGGTACAGCTCTTTTTTAGCAATAAAACGGTCGATTCTATTCCGTTTTTTGACGATCTGAACGCGTGCCAGTCAGCGCACCGCAGCGTAAAGATCTACCATTACATTACTAGGCAGCACGACGTGCCGGCGAATATGAAAAAGGGTCGGATCGACCTAGACCAATGCGTGAGCGCGGTGCCAAATGAAGTCGCGTATTTGGTCTGCGGATCTGCGGACTTTGTGCGTGATATGTGGCGCGGGCTAGTTGAGCGCGGCGTGGATGGCGGCAGTATTAGCACGGAGACATTTTTTGAATGAAACAGAACTTTGAAAAAATGGAAACAAAGAAGCGTCCGCGGGTCAATCCGCGGGTGGCGGTAAATATGGGGAAATGCGCTGCTTGCCCGCTCGTTAATTTATGCCAGGCGGCACGCTTGAAGCGTCCAGATATTGTGAATGACGACAATTGCCAAGCGGTCGTTGAGCACATGGAGAGCGATTCAGGCGGCGGGGAATATTTGCCGAGTACGAAAGAACAGTTTAACGATAATTCGCGAAACATGGTTTTCGCGACTGATTTGCACCGCGTGCCATCGCAGAAGCAGAACATAGAGAAACAAAAGCAATTAGAACGAATCGCAGCAGAAAAAAAGCGCCGCGCCGAACAGCAGCGTGATTTGCAGCTAAAACGCCAGCGCGAGCAGCAGGCAACCGCGCGCGCGCGGCAGAAAATGCATCAAAATAAATTACAGCAGGAGAAGGTGCGATCGGTGAAAAGAAATCAGTCCCGCGGGAAGGAAAATTCTTTTCTCGGAGAAATGGTTCGTGTTCTTGTTGAGCCGTTTTGCCGCACGCTCGGCAAGCGCGCCACGCAAGCTGCGGGCGTAGTGGCAAAACGTTCGTAAGCGCGCTATACTATAGCCATGCAGTTTCTTGTCCGCTTTGTTGCTGATTGGCTGATGATTCCGGTCGTGCTTGTATCACTCTATGCGCTTGTTTGGCGCGTGCCGAACCGGCTGCGATATGTGCGGTATTGTTATATTTTGATGGCGGGCGCAACGGCGTATACGTTGGCAAAGGTAGCGGGGCTATTGTGGCAGCCTGAACAACTGCGCCCATTCGAACTGATTGGCGCGGAGCCGGGCGCGGCATATTTGAATAATCCAGGATTTCCGTCGGATCACGCGCTTTTCACGATGTTTTTAGCGCTCGCTGTTTGGTATGGAACGCGTAATCGCCGGCTTGGAATAACGTTGGTC
This portion of the TM7 phylum sp. oral taxon 349 genome encodes:
- a CDS encoding phosphatase PAP2 family protein is translated as MQFLVRFVADWLMIPVVLVSLYALVWRVPNRLRYVRYCYILMAGATAYTLAKVAGLLWQPEQLRPFELIGAEPGAAYLNNPGFPSDHALFTMFLALAVWYGTRNRRLGITLVVLAAIISVGRVAALVHTPLDVAGGVIIACVGSLWYGVDKIMNRSSKIRKNVVK
- a CDS encoding anaerobic ribonucleoside-triphosphate reductase activating protein; translation: MVIGGVQKFSTVDDPGYVVAGLFTVGCNMRCGYCHNPELVLPEQYAGGIPEDEIFEFLESRRGKLDGVFISGGEPTMHDDLPDLIRHCKNMGFRVKLDTNGTHPDMLRDILAEGLVDFIAMDVKGPLSKYSQIAARPVNLDAIKESIRLIKTIDHEFRTTIVKGQLEVDDFGAVGELVDGAQRFALQYFLTGPTLVSPQFRDRVSFSPDEMEQAKQIMLRHVAECVVR